A stretch of Castanea sativa cultivar Marrone di Chiusa Pesio chromosome 2, ASM4071231v1 DNA encodes these proteins:
- the LOC142624039 gene encoding mitochondrial import receptor subunit TOM7-1-like, which yields MASRVSLKSKGKASGKALKGSVEEKSIGESFKEWSTWALKKAKVVTHYGFIPLVIIIGMNSEPKPHLAQLLNLV from the coding sequence ATGGCGTCTAGGGTTTCATTGAAGAGCAAGGGCAAAGCGAGCGGCAAGGCCTTGAAGGGCTCTGTAGAGGAAAAATCCATTGGTGAGAGCTTCAAGGAGTGGAGCACTTGGGCCTTGAAGAAGGCCAAGGTCGTCACCCACTATGGTTTCATTCCTTTGGTCATCATCATCGGCATGAACTCCGAGCCCAAACCCCATCTCGCTCAGCTCCTCAACCTTGTTTGA